DNA sequence from the Juglans microcarpa x Juglans regia isolate MS1-56 chromosome 5S, Jm3101_v1.0, whole genome shotgun sequence genome:
agattttcattattaaaattatatcggtaaaatagatattttcgaTTTTAATGATGAATCGATTTGATATTGTATGCAGATTCAAttctaaaaatatgtaatttatggGTAGTAGCATGGGATGGTAGTTGGCGAGAAAATCAACGTTTGATCGAATATGCTTACCAATCAATTTTTACCTCTTATTttaatgagtaatattatatatagtttttaaatttttaaaattttttaaaattataaaaatatttctcttaaaataatatttttttttatttaataaaaaatctatacatatatgagaattataaataaaatttctctattttaatatGTGCTTTTGGGAGAGCACGCATACAAAAAGAAAGTTTTAACTTGATGCAAATGGCTAAAATCTCTTCCGCTTTGTATGATTATCATTCAAATAAGGAGAAGTTATTATAATAATCGATCAAACCTGACAGAGTAGACCCCTCCCACCTGACAGCTGGGGAGGGGGTGTGGGATGAAGGGGATAAGAGCATTTAGCCAGCCCAAATTTTGACTAGAAGTTTGGACTACAATAAGAGAGCTCCATTGAAGGATTAGAAAACCCACCGATACAGTATTTAGTCTGGAGACTGGAGAGAGAGATCCGATCAAAGgattaaaatcatttattgtacAAAAGTCTCTGTTTTTTTCAGGTAATCAGAATCTTCATTCTCGTCTCAATTTGCGTACCCCTACCATTTTATCGCCTTTTCTATTATTTTGATGGATTAGAACCGCAACGCCGCcgcaccacccccccccccccccccccccccgggcatATGGCATTTAAGTATTTTCCTTGGGTACCAAAACCCCGGCTTTCTCATTATTTTCAAAGTAATACACAGACACCGAATTATGGTCTTTGCGTTATGTAAAGAAATTGTCAACTTGTTCTCTGATAAGGTTCTATTGTTATGCTGTGAGGTTAGAGATATGGAGCGAGGACCGGCTATTGTGTATAACAGAAAATACtgtttctctatttattttatgttggatGAGGAGTTGGTTATCTGAACGGGCTGGTGATAATTTCTTTATAGAGtttaatttcagttttgttttgttttttttttgcttgttttgtGAACtacttgatattttttaatttatttttattcattttgctTGAAGTAGTATAAAAACATCTATCTATGGCGTCCCTAATACGTGAATGGGTAGGGATCAACACGTTCGCTTCAGCGACACAGACTAAATTGCTTGAATTGCTGGGGAAACTTAAGCAGGAGGTTCTTTTTCTCATAAGAATATTCCCGTTATTTACAAATGTGCTTGCTTGCAGGCGTATAATTTACTGTGTCCTTGGTGTTTTtgtcttttgattttttgttaatatgttgGAGTAGAATGTGAACACATTGACAATACTAGTAGTGGGGAAAGGTGGTGTTGGGAAGTCATCAACTGTTAACTCGATTATAGGGGAAAGAGCAGTGTCTGTTAATCCCTTTCAGGTATATGCTGCATTCTGTTTTTTGGGTTATTTGCATGTCATCCGTGCTgtgtatttcatatttatatatatggttttatgTTGTTTCTCGTAGTCTGAAGCAACAAGGCCATTTATGGTGTCACGTGCAAGTGCTGGGTTTACTTTGAACATTATTGACACTCCGGGGCTAATTGAAGGAGAATACATCAATGACCGGAAACTTGAGATTCTAAAACGGTATGCTCTTGCTTGACATAGTAGGAGTTTTACAATTTCCTCGTgtagtattttctggcatggaTGAGGAACTGACACCGATCTTTTTAATgaatccaactttttttttctacttcttgTTCTTTCCTGTTCAATGGGGCTGGGTGTGCAACTTGTGTGAACAGTTTCCTTCTGAACAAGACCATCGATGTTCTACTCTATGTGGACCGTTTGGATGCTTATAGGGTCGACAACTTGGATAGGCAGGTAGTTAAGGCCATAACAGAGTGTTTTGGTAAAGGAATATGGAATAGGGCTTTGGTTGTTCTCACACACGCTCAGCTCTCACCACCTGATGGATTTTCTTACGAAGATTTTTGCTCCAAAAGGTCGGGGGCTCTTCTAAAAGTTGTTCGTCTTGGTGCGGGGTTAGAAAAGCATGATAAGCAGGttcattttgaaagaaattatCCTGATTCTTCTTCTGGAACCTTATCTTCATGACTTGTGTTTTGGTTTTGCCTGCTGCTACATTGTCTTTAGTATTTCATATGAAGTATCTGACTGCTTAAGTTGAGACATTTTACATGAACTTGTGTATTGTCCAATTCTCTTTTGGAGgatgcatgagatgcatgaaAGGTGATTATCTAAATGATAAACTATTAGCTTTCTCTTTTACTTGCAAAGTTATTTTAAGATGCTGTATGTGTACTGCGAGTGTTTTTTTGTctgtttaaaaatttgtttatcttcaaattttttaaggctaaaataatctataaatGGATAAACTTCTATGATACTTGAAATAAGTGTGCTCTGCCAGACAGTTTACATAGATTCATCGCTTTGCCCCTGGTAAAAGGACTACAGTTGTGCCATTTGGCTGTTTGCTTATGTCCATTTCTTAAGATCTGACGAAATTAGATTACTTTGATAGATGCTTACTGGTACTGCTACCTGTCTATGAGAAAATTATGGTTCCCGGGTTTTGTTTGCATCAGGTGATGTGGCTGTGACTAGGAAGGTGATGTGAGGGATACCTGGTAAGACAATGTGGTGGAGAGATTTGGAAAGCTATTTGTTCACTTATGGATAGTGTGGTGCATAAGTGATTTGTCCATGTGAAAATTGAAGTGTCACTTTTGAGATCTCTCTTTGGTTGGATGGTTGCTACTAGTTGCTTCTCCTCTAATATGCAAGAGTTTTTAGTTACCTTAGGAAAATTATTAGGTATTCTGGTAGTATGGATGATGTGATATTTCCATCCAATCACAGGATGCCAATACCATTAAAATTGCTCACAAGAGGCATGTTTGATTTGTGGAATGGGCTCTGAAATGGAATCACTATTCCACACTTAGTTTGGTTGTGCCTTAGGTGTGGAATTGCCCTTCCTTCATAAAATAAGAGGAATAGCTGTTCCTTGGGGCAAGAGTGTAATTTTTTAAGTCCttatttcttcaattttgaatccttttttttttaaattaaaaaacttcAGGTGGCTGGACGCCACCACAAACCCAAAGCCTCCACGGTTGCCATTGTGAGGCACCTTGAATGGGATTCCCatgtctattattttttatttcttgggtTTAAAGAAAGCTTGAGTggatttttttaggaaaaaaaattggaatgggtattttagaaattttaatcTAATTCCAAGCAAGATATCATGTGTTGTCACCAAACAAAAGAATAGAAATACCTATTCTATTCCTAAAGGAATGAGAGTACGGATTTCACTTACCAAATGTACCCtacatgcatttatttatttattaaaaagattagTACCCTAAATGCGTACAAGAGTACGCCCTCTTAATATTCcttacaaaaaaaagtattgttaTATACCACACTTTCATCTCTCTTTCATCTTACTATGTAagaatagtgataaatgtgtcacatcttatatagtgagatgaaagtgagatggtagtatggtgtatagaattttcctacaAAAATTGATATTGATAGTgagatttctatttttttccctgATAATCAACTTTGATGGTGAATTTCCATGTCCTAAGATATGCTTTAGTGCTCGATGTAGGATTTCGTAGTACAGAGTTCCAACTTGGGTACACCTTATAGTTTCTTTATGTTGCAGCTCAGCACGGTGAAAAATTCTCtgtttggaaagaaatttaCTTATGGTTTTCAGCTTcgatttatttcataaaattcatttgtcttttttccctttctctctgTAGGAGTTTGCTATCCCTGTTGTCTTGGTTGAGAACAGTGAAAGATgtaataagaatgaaaatgataaaaaggtTAGCCTATTTACTGATGCTACTTGTTTGTTATCCTAATCTCTGATTGCATTTTTCATGGATGTTTTCTCTTGTATGAGAGATCGAGAAGATGGTTGTGCTTCGGTGACAGGTTCTCGCAGATGGAACTTCGGGGATTCCTCATTTAGTCAAAACAATCACAGACGTTGTGTTGAATAGAAGCAAGTCTATTTTGGTTGACAAGAAGCTGGTTGAAGGGTCAAACCCCAATGAGAGACGGAAGCTTCTTATTCCGCTTATTTTTGCTTTCCAAGTATGCTTCTGAACTTTGAATGCTTAATGTGTTTTCTCTCGTGAGAGGGATGGAAAATTCTCATTAAaaagtttgtatatttttttgtttacagTATTTCTTTGTGGTGAAACCAATAGAGCGCGCAATCAAGAATGATATTGCAAAGGAGGGTCGAGCGTCATGGTACAAGGATTATGGGTGTGACCAATCTCGGCTATCATGAAATTggaattttgttaaatatgaaGCACACTCTGCACTCTGCAGTAGTAGTAATCTATGGCAGATGGACTCCTAGGCGTTTTGagataatgttattttttatttttattttttaatactcaGATAAATGATGccgtttgattttttttagttaatgcTGCATATGtagtatttattttcataaatcagtttttgttttaatataataaGTCCACTGAGAGGCACTTCATCGCCTAGTGTTACCTTTTGGGAAGGGGGAATTTCCTACTTCTAAGTACTGACTGTtgggttaggtttggatagtgagttgagttaaattaagttgagatgtaagttgaataaaatattattagaatattattttttaatattattattgttttgaaatttaaaaaagttaaattatttattatattttatgttaaaatttgtgaaagttataataataaaatgagatagtttgaaagtgtttctAAATCTCTTGTTTAGCCTTTGCTTGCTATTCATTCCCTTGATGATGAAATAATCATTCAAGGCTTAAAGGCTTTGGCCCATTTAAGAGACGCAGGTAGGATTTGGAAAATGGTTTGGTATCCTGTCAAAAAGTGTTATCGTTATAAagagtttttataaaaataaatttgtaaattaatatgattttataaaatatgttaaatctattttgtaataaaatagttatacaatttaatatatcacattaaatcatattaaatcaaattGAATGTTTACTAGTATAAGATCTTTTTCGAGTCGAGTCATTTCTGTGCCGAAATATGATAAATAGACTTTCTTCTTTCATGAAtatttgcaagaaaaataaataaaaaatgaaattccaGTTTATACACTATTTAGaaatgagtaatgatactcACATAATATATCTTACgaactattttacaatatatattttaaaacatagttgtgtaaaatgttataaaaaatattatttttcatttagaaaTGAGAACtgctataaatacaaaaagattacataaaaataaacttgcaaactaatgtaatttcatgaaatctgttagatttactttacaataaaagtaattttacattaTGATGTACCGTATTAAACcacgttagtttataaatttatttttatctttaaaaattccTTGGCATCGTCTCTTGTAACACGCATGTGACACAAGGCAGGTAGAGAGTGAGACTGGGGAGATATTATTTCTTAGACCTAGTTTGAATAATAAAGTTTTTCAAAGTCATCACATTTCATCTCGATTCATCTCATTTCAGTattcaaacaccacaaacataaatacttttaattttaatttttaactttttcatttaatcaatataacttctttaaaattttaaacaaaatcacaaaaattaatttaatttttttaaatcttaaaataaaaataatattataataatatttttaatcaatttttgtCTCCCATTTATCAAAATTCCATGAAGCATATTAAGTCAAACATTTTATTGGAATTCAACCATTTACAAATACCTCATGTCATCTAACTGTCAAAACAAGCCttaccatcatcatcactatatatacatacgcgAAGACGAAGGCGCTTTCAAGAGCTGCAAAAAAAGTGGAATCCGTGAGGCACTCAGGTCAGGTCAGATCAGATCAGATCAGATAACGCCAATCGGTCAATCACCAGCGCGCTCCCTCCAAAGTACCGACCCCCAATTACCATAACCCATAGCATAGAGAGtcgagaaaagaaaacaaacggAGAACACAGAAACAAAGGGATAACAGCAAAGGGAGAAAGTCGAGACAGGAAAACCCCCCATCCTTACCCTCCCTTTTTTTCGTTTGTGTTCGTTCTCAATACCCCCAGAATCTTCCTCTCCCCGTTTTGCCCCCACTGTTCTTGTTGATTCTCTGCATACCCTTTTCCTCTTATGGCTGTTCCTtcccttctcttcctctacatcactcTCTTCGCTTGGCTGCGATTGGCGTCTTCGTCCTCGGCGTTGTGCCCTAAAGAATCGAATTTGTTTCTCTACGGTCTTCAATCTCAATGCCCTCTTTCGATCTCCCCCAACCCACCTCTCCAGGTACGCTCTCTCATTTccgttcttttttatttttacacttcCGCTCTGGTTTTCtctgtgttctttttttttttttttttaatttttaagtattaaaaatatttgtttggttATTATAATAACCTTTTATGGTTGTATATTTGTATACTCCTGCATGCTGTATTTGATTTGTTGATTTGTGGGTTATGAGAATTTGTGCTTGATCTTGGGTGGTTTTTGTTTCTAGTTTTCTTTAATGCAAAGCGTCGTTTGTATTTTCTTGTTGAGAGTATTGGGTTTTGATTTTGTGTAGTCGACATTGCGGTGCAAAATTTTGTTGAGAATTGGAATCTGTTTTCGATGATGGTTcactttttaatgtttttttttttttttttttttttttttttttttctataagttTCTCTTTTGAATGTTAGGATGCTTCTAAACTGGTACGATAAAATTTATGGAACTTCCCTAGTTTTGATTTATAACCTAATTTTCGGAAAGGAAGAGGTGAATTCATAAAGCTCCAGGCCATATGGTTTCTAgatgggtttcttccaatctTGCTCGGAGGTGGTGAAAGTAGACATTATGAATGTGTTTCAGGAAGTATCCTTGGttggaaagtttgagaaaaacctaaatgctacttttatggCATTGATTCCAAAGAAGACTGGAGCGGTGGAGGTTAAGGATTTTCgacccattagccttgtgaatagggtatacaaaattatatcCAAGGTGCTTTCTAACAGACTGGGGGCTGTTTTAGGCAAGATCATTTCGAAaccacaaaatgcatttgttaagGGGTGccaaattttggattcagtcCTTATAGCGAACAAGAACGAGGGTCTAGATAGCAAATTAAAGGCTGGCTCCATAGGTATTATttgcaaattagatatggagaaggcatatgaccATTTAAATTGGGATTTCTTCTTGTATCTGTtggggagatgtggttttgggccTAGGTGGCGTAATTGGATTAGTTGGTGCATTTCTACAGCCAGATTCTCAGTTTTGATTAATGGTTGTCCTACCGGCTTCTTCAATAGCTCTCGAGGTCTAAGGCAAGGAGATACTTTGTTcccacttctctttgttatcATTATGGAGGCTTTGAGTAGGATGACATCGGTGGCAGTTACGCATGGGTTTGTGACTGGATTTCCAATTGGCGATCCCAATAGGGGCATTATTACtgtctcatttactttttgcagatgatacactcaTATTCTGTGAGGCAGATCAAAACCAGTTGAGGGCTTTGAAGGCTTTGTTACTATGCTTTGAAGCAGCGTCAGGCTTGAAAGTTAATTTTGACAAATCAGAGCTAGTGCCAGTGGGGAAtgtgagtaatactagatagCTAGCTAGTATTCTTGGATGTAAGGTAGCCTCTCTTCCTATTACTTATCTGGGATTGCCGTTGGGGCAGCAACAAGGGCCTCATCCATATGGGATTCAGTCATATAGAAGATAGGAAGGAAATTGGCAGGGTGAAAAGGattgtatttatcgaaaggtgACCGTttgactcttatcaagagtacccttTCTAACTTACCTACATACTTCCTATCTTTGTTTCAGTTGCCTGCTAGGGTAGCGGCTCGGATTAACAAGTTGTACGGTGATTTCCTATAGGGTGGGATAggagatgaattcaaattccactTGGTTAGCTGGAATAAGGTGTGTACACCACTCTCGTCTGGCGGTTTGGGTATAAAAAATCTGAGAACTTTCAACCGGGCCCTGcttgggaaatggttatggaggtataATAACGAGACAAAAGTGTTATGGAAGCTGGTGATTGACTGTAAATATGGAAGCATGTGGGGGGGATGGTGTACTGAAGAGGTGTACGGGGCTAGAggtgtgggagtttggaaacacattaggaAGGGGTGGGGGGATTTTAGTAGCCATTCTAAATTGGTGTTGGGGAGGGCTTCTCGTATTAAGTTTTGGAGGAACATATGGTGTGGGAATGAGGCCCTAAAGCATACATTTCCAGCTATTTTTCAGTTGGCATGCAACCAGGAAGCTTCGATAGAGGACCTTATGCTTCTAACAGGGGACCAAGTGCAGTGGAACGTTACATTTAGTAGAGTGGCACAAGACTGGGAAGTGGACatctttgaggcttttttcagcTTTCTTTATTCTGTGAAGCCAAATAGTCAGCAAGTCGATAGGCTGTGGTGGACTCCCGCAGGTAAGGGTATTTTCTCAGTTCCATCCTTTTATAAAACCCTCTCCCAAGCCGCCACCACCCCATTCCCGTGGAGGAGAATCTGGAGAAATAAGGCTCCTCCGAAAGTGATCTTCTTTACTTTGACAGCAGAATTGGGGAAGATTCTGACTACcgacaatttgaggaagcgtcgattagttatactagactggtgttgcatgtgcaagagaTCTGGTGAGACAGTGGAACACCTATTGCTACATTGTGAGACTACTAGAGCCTTGTGGGTCGAAGTCTTTAGCCAAATAGAGTTAGTCTTTGTTATGCCTGCAACGGTGGTAGATCTATTGGCCACCTGGACACTTTCGAGAGGAGCGCAACAAATCAAGGCGGTGTGGAATATGATCCcgatctgtattatgtggtgtatatggcaagAACACAACGATCGGACTTTTGAAAACAAAGAGCGGTCCCTGGAGGATCTTAGAACGCTATTTTTccgtactttatttctatgggccattgctttagattttaatggcctgaattttcatgactttctagttTCCCTTACTTCGTCCTAGATAGGTttcatctcttgtatactatcttgtatacttgggctttgcctatctttattaatacatctttgattacttatcaaaaaaaaagtattgggTTGTTACTAAATGCTTCTCTATGTGGaccctttttcttttactttctctattttttattaatttagttttCTCTGGTTGCCATTTAAATTAGACTTTTGAAAGCTCTCTCAAGAAGTTTGGCTTTGAATATATTCGTATTTTGGAAGGTTTGAATTTAGTTCTTATGGAGGAGCAAATCGATGAATATGGGTGGGCGGAAGTGTATACTTGATATGGCCTTGGGCAATCTAACATCAAGGTTTTGCCCGTAAAGAGTTTGggagggaattttttttttttattcagttcAAGTTGCAAGGGTTGGTGATTACAATTTACATCAGGGTGTTTGCTGCCTGGAAAAGTCTTTGATGAACAGTTTGGGGTTCAGTCTAGGCTTGCTAGTACCCATGATGGGTGAAAAACACACGATGTGGTAAAACAATATGCAAAACACGCATACTTTTAGCTCTCACCATTGCGGCTTGACGTGTGGGTGTAGGTTAAATTTCAGAAGACATGACTTGTCAAAAACAAATTTCAGAAGACATGATATTGCTTTGAGGCTTGGTTGATAATTGGGGTTGGTAATTAGTTTCGGGTCAAAGAACTTTTTTGGAGCTTGTCTGTTatggatttttccttttttttttaaaaaaaaaggttttctatgttttattctgatttaaatgtattagtcAATTTAGATTCTTAGTAGGTAGGACAGAAGGGGAAAGAAATTCTCAGTAGGCTGGGTCAAGAGAGGCTATATGTGTGCTCAATGTATCTAAAGAATTCAGAGATTGGAATAATTGAATATCAAGTTCTTTGATTATTGAGGCATGTTGGTCGTGTGTTTTCTTTCTTAAGGTACGCAAATTAGTGTGATGCTACAATTTACATCATTATTCACACGGCCACTAAacaggattttcttttttcttcacaatTCACAACCCTGAACCATATCCTATTCCTTCTACACTTGAAACCTTAAACCTTTGCAGTATTCCCTAGCCTTTTAGCCACTGAATAATCTGTCAAAATGGTCTTTAGAGCATATTTGGTTGGGAGGAAAAGCGGAAGGATGGAAGAGAGTGgaaggaaaatggaaaagagaTTTCCATGTTGTCGTATTTGGTAGGGTAGAGAAattgaaagaaggagaagggGATGGATGTTTATACCATGGTTTTCGTtcctctttaattttctttagtgATAGATCTCAACCATTTAGTGTGTTTCATGAATGTTAGGCATACTTTCCATTGTTTAATTTCCTGTTCGTAGTATTGATATCCAGTTTTTCCTGCTGTTATGGAGAAAATTAATGAGGGAATGGTACAAATATTCAAGAATTGTATAGCCTGATTGCTCGTACTTACATAATTACCGATGAGACATGTTACTATAGATTTGTTTCTGTAATGGAGTGCATTTTGACatttctttatctttattttgttaTCTCTAGGTGGATGGAGACTTCCT
Encoded proteins:
- the LOC121268465 gene encoding translocase of chloroplast 34-like, with protein sequence MASLIREWVGINTFASATQTKLLELLGKLKQENVNTLTILVVGKGGVGKSSTVNSIIGERAVSVNPFQSEATRPFMVSRASAGFTLNIIDTPGLIEGEYINDRKLEILKRFLLNKTIDVLLYVDRLDAYRVDNLDRQVVKAITECFGKGIWNRALVVLTHAQLSPPDGFSYEDFCSKRSGALLKVVRLGAGLEKHDKQEFAIPVVLVENSERCNKNENDKKVLADGTSGIPHLVKTITDVVLNRSKSILVDKKLVEGSNPNERRKLLIPLIFAFQYFFVVKPIERAIKNDIAKEGRASWYKDYGCDQSRLS